The following proteins come from a genomic window of Candidatus Methylarchaceae archaeon HK02M2:
- a CDS encoding carboxypeptidase-like regulatory domain-containing protein: MNEINTTLTSVIVGCIRNQKGNPLGGVKVFCDGKDTKTLFDGTYRFEGLDLGTYTITVSLKGFEKQNKVITTKVDEIVSLNFYLSKAKGTAKICGNVYDADTKKPITLGGTIILLLPISNRYAHLDKNGYYEFSDLVDDSYDIWTSISGYVDTKATVKVEKDERINHDIYCHPIQLIDPPWG, encoded by the coding sequence TTGAACGAAATTAATACAACCTTAACTTCAGTGATTGTAGGTTGTATCCGTAATCAAAAAGGCAATCCGTTAGGTGGAGTCAAGGTATTTTGTGATGGAAAAGACACAAAAACTCTTTTTGATGGTACTTACCGATTTGAGGGGCTCGATCTTGGTACATACACAATAACCGTCAGCCTCAAAGGCTTTGAGAAACAGAATAAAGTAATTACAACTAAAGTGGATGAAATTGTATCATTAAATTTTTATCTTTCAAAAGCCAAGGGAACTGCAAAGATATGTGGCAATGTTTACGATGCTGATACTAAAAAGCCCATAACATTGGGCGGTACAATAATTCTGCTTTTACCAATTTCAAATAGATACGCTCATCTTGATAAGAATGGTTATTATGAATTCTCCGATCTTGTAGATGACAGTTACGATATTTGGACTTCGATTTCAGGATATGTGGACACAAAAGCTACGGTTAAGGTGGAAAAGGACGAGAGGATAAATCATGACATCTACTGCCACCCTATTCAACTTATAGACCCTCCTTGGGGATAA